The following coding sequences are from one Formosa haliotis window:
- a CDS encoding DUF349 domain-containing protein — protein MSEQDNLQPVDGNEEKKQTQVPSEENQSTPTTEAPSASVEDIKNEDVVFEEIEASNAEDAEDEGNNERHTIPFKEYDSMSLEALVIELEKLVANEKVQAIKEHVDGIKNEFNSKFNALIDEKKEDFLNEGGNEIDFYYSSPVQKRFKDAYKDYRGKLHAHYKNIENNLKGNLENRLRIIEEIKGLINVEENINTTYKHFKDLQEQWRNAGPIPRDKYNNAWNSYHHHVEIFYDFLHLNRDLRDLDFKHNLELKLKIIDRAEELAKDEDTNRSFRELQVLHKMWKEELGPVSKEHREDIWNRFKAATKIIHNKRQAYYGELDKVYEKNLEKKTEIIEKIEALTAEGAKSHNGWQAKIKEVEQLREAFFSAGKVPLKVNESTWAKFKDTVRTFNRKKNVFYKDLKKEQFENLQKKLELIKIAEEHQDSEDSDTTTALMKRIQNDWKKIGHVPRKDSDKIWKRFKAACNAYFDKLHSKKNAENEVEIAAFKAKTELLDSLKTLEFTSDKEKDLELIKAQISAWKAIGRVPNNKRYIEGKFNKALDELFKQVKLNKEEAELIKFENKLDELSNADDSRYLDNERLFIRKKIDEVKGEINQLENNLQFFTNVKADNPLVKEVHVNIKKHKDELKLWKTKLSKIKALY, from the coding sequence ATGTCAGAGCAAGATAACCTACAACCTGTAGACGGAAACGAAGAAAAAAAACAGACACAAGTTCCTTCGGAAGAAAACCAATCAACACCTACTACTGAAGCGCCTTCAGCATCTGTAGAAGATATCAAAAATGAAGATGTTGTATTTGAAGAAATTGAAGCTTCAAATGCCGAAGATGCCGAAGATGAAGGCAATAACGAACGCCACACGATTCCTTTTAAAGAATACGACAGCATGTCGTTAGAAGCCTTAGTTATCGAACTCGAAAAATTGGTTGCTAACGAAAAAGTTCAAGCCATAAAAGAACATGTCGATGGTATTAAAAACGAATTCAATTCAAAATTTAATGCTTTAATCGACGAAAAAAAGGAAGACTTTTTAAACGAAGGTGGTAACGAAATTGATTTCTACTATTCTAGTCCGGTACAGAAACGTTTTAAAGATGCCTATAAAGATTACCGTGGAAAACTTCATGCGCATTATAAAAATATTGAAAACAACTTAAAAGGAAATCTTGAAAATAGACTTCGCATTATTGAAGAAATTAAAGGTTTAATTAATGTTGAAGAAAACATAAATACTACCTATAAGCATTTTAAAGATTTACAAGAACAGTGGCGTAATGCCGGTCCTATTCCTAGAGATAAATACAATAATGCATGGAACAGTTATCACCATCATGTTGAAATATTTTACGATTTTCTTCATTTAAATCGCGATTTAAGAGATTTAGATTTTAAGCACAATCTAGAATTAAAACTAAAAATTATAGACCGTGCAGAAGAATTAGCGAAAGACGAGGATACTAATCGTTCGTTTAGAGAGCTGCAAGTACTTCATAAAATGTGGAAAGAAGAGCTTGGTCCTGTCTCTAAAGAACACAGAGAAGACATTTGGAATCGTTTTAAAGCGGCCACAAAAATCATTCATAATAAACGCCAAGCGTATTATGGTGAATTAGATAAAGTTTACGAAAAGAATCTAGAAAAGAAAACTGAAATCATTGAAAAAATTGAAGCTTTAACAGCCGAAGGTGCTAAATCGCATAACGGATGGCAAGCCAAAATTAAAGAAGTTGAACAGTTAAGAGAAGCTTTTTTTAGTGCTGGAAAGGTGCCGTTAAAAGTAAACGAATCTACTTGGGCCAAATTTAAGGATACGGTTAGAACGTTTAACCGTAAAAAGAATGTATTCTACAAAGATTTAAAGAAAGAACAATTTGAAAATCTTCAGAAAAAATTAGAATTAATTAAAATTGCTGAAGAACATCAAGACAGCGAAGATAGCGATACTACCACTGCTTTAATGAAGCGCATACAAAACGATTGGAAAAAAATTGGTCATGTTCCGCGTAAAGACAGCGACAAAATTTGGAAACGTTTTAAGGCTGCTTGTAATGCGTATTTCGACAAATTACACTCTAAAAAGAATGCTGAAAACGAAGTGGAGATTGCTGCTTTTAAAGCCAAGACTGAACTTTTAGACAGCTTAAAAACACTAGAATTTACAAGCGATAAAGAAAAAGATTTAGAGCTTATAAAAGCCCAAATCTCTGCATGGAAAGCGATTGGTCGTGTGCCAAATAATAAACGCTATATAGAAGGAAAATTTAATAAGGCTCTAGACGAATTATTTAAACAAGTAAAATTAAACAAAGAAGAAGCCGAACTTATTAAGTTTGAAAACAAATTAGACGAGCTTAGTAATGCAGATGACTCAAGATATCTAGACAACGAACGCCTATTTATACGCAAGAAAATAGACGAGGTAAAAGGTGAAATTAATCAGTTAGAAAACAACTTACAGTTTTTTACTAATGTAAAAGCCGATAATCCTTTGGTAAAAGAAGTTCATGTTAATATTAAAAAGCATAAAGACGAATTAAAACTTTGGAAAACAAAGCTTTCTAAAATAAAAGCTTTGTACTAA
- a CDS encoding DUF368 domain-containing protein: protein MESTRTLSDKIFLVLKGLGMGAANKVPGISGGVVAFVSGFYEEFIYSLQKINGKAFKLLINGRFKSFYQYINGRFLGLLFLGMIISYFSVSKILDYLIQHYELFVWSVFFGMIIGSIYYISKDFEDWNYKTLIALIIGTILGISISFLDPAKENDNLWFVFFCGIISVSGMTLPGFSGSFILILLGNYVLLLVDSVNALYDTFADIIKWNFDFTSDPYRMRLLKVLAVFTLGSITGLVTFSHVLSYILKHYKSITMASIIGFIVGSLGVVWPWKHTIHKTLENGEFALDSTGNKVVTNYIRFIPDLNPETYFAVFLIALGIGMVLWLGVYGDKTRTVHE, encoded by the coding sequence ATGGAAAGTACGAGAACATTATCCGATAAAATTTTCTTAGTCCTAAAGGGATTAGGTATGGGAGCCGCCAATAAGGTTCCTGGAATTTCTGGTGGCGTTGTCGCATTTGTTTCTGGCTTTTATGAAGAGTTTATTTATTCGTTACAAAAAATAAATGGTAAGGCATTTAAACTCCTTATTAATGGTCGGTTTAAAAGTTTCTATCAATATATAAATGGTCGGTTTTTAGGCTTGCTATTTTTAGGAATGATTATTAGTTATTTTAGTGTTTCAAAAATACTAGACTACCTCATTCAACATTACGAATTGTTTGTTTGGAGTGTTTTCTTTGGAATGATTATCGGTTCCATTTATTACATAAGTAAAGATTTCGAAGACTGGAATTACAAAACCCTAATAGCCCTAATTATAGGAACTATTCTAGGGATTAGCATAAGCTTTTTAGATCCTGCCAAAGAAAACGACAACCTTTGGTTTGTATTTTTCTGCGGTATAATTAGTGTATCGGGAATGACTCTCCCTGGGTTTTCGGGTTCGTTTATTTTAATTTTATTAGGCAATTATGTACTACTTCTTGTAGACTCTGTAAATGCGTTATACGATACTTTTGCCGATATCATAAAATGGAATTTCGACTTTACTTCCGATCCTTACCGCATGCGTTTATTAAAAGTATTAGCCGTATTCACCTTAGGTTCTATTACCGGTTTAGTGACGTTTTCGCACGTGCTGAGTTATATTTTAAAACATTATAAAAGTATTACCATGGCTTCTATTATAGGGTTTATAGTAGGATCTTTGGGTGTTGTTTGGCCCTGGAAACACACCATACATAAAACATTAGAAAATGGTGAATTCGCTTTAGATTCTACAGGAAATAAAGTAGTTACCAATTATATACGATTCATTCCCGATTTAAATCCTGAAACCTATTTTGCCGTTTTTCTTATTGCTTTAGGCATAGGTATGGTATTATGGTTAGGAGTTTACGGCGACAAAACACGAACAGTTCATGAATAA
- a CDS encoding NAD(P)/FAD-dependent oxidoreductase: MENKKTIIVVGGGFAGLELLNQLKHAHQYQIILVDLNNYNFFPPLLYQVAAGFMEPSAISYPFRKILRKYDNVKFWMGELQEIIPSENKIILKNGELHYDILVMASGAETNFFGNKNIEEKSLPMKTISDALALRNLIFTRLERATRITDPEQRKKLLSFVIAGAGPTGVELSGLFSEMRLHILTKDYPELNTSDLGNIYLIDGQDAVLAAMSKKTQGYTYEKLKEYGVIIKLNTFVKDFKDDIVSLSDDTEIHSRNLIWAAGISARTFKGFKDENYGRGKRLKTNTFNLVEGHTNIYAIGDTSIVCGDKDYPDGHPQLAQVAIQQAKNLGKNLNRNAWEPFNYQDKGSMAIIGSNKAVTDGPNHKFFLKGFIAWCVWIFVHIMSLVNFRNRMRAFYDWMGYYINKDQSFRMIIRPKEKSNK, translated from the coding sequence ATGGAAAATAAGAAAACAATTATAGTTGTAGGTGGTGGTTTTGCCGGCTTAGAGTTGCTCAATCAATTAAAGCATGCACACCAATACCAGATTATTTTAGTTGATTTAAATAACTACAATTTTTTTCCACCACTATTATATCAAGTTGCAGCTGGTTTTATGGAGCCTTCGGCTATTAGTTATCCGTTTAGAAAAATTCTTAGAAAATACGACAATGTAAAATTCTGGATGGGCGAACTTCAAGAAATCATTCCTTCAGAAAATAAAATCATTTTAAAAAATGGCGAATTACATTACGACATTCTAGTCATGGCTTCTGGTGCCGAAACAAATTTCTTCGGGAACAAAAATATAGAAGAAAAGAGTTTGCCTATGAAAACCATTTCTGATGCATTAGCTTTAAGGAATCTTATTTTTACACGTTTAGAGCGCGCCACAAGAATAACCGATCCGGAGCAACGAAAAAAACTACTCTCTTTTGTTATCGCCGGAGCCGGACCTACTGGAGTTGAATTATCTGGATTATTTTCGGAAATGCGTTTGCATATTTTAACCAAAGATTATCCTGAATTAAATACTAGCGACCTTGGTAATATTTATTTAATTGACGGGCAAGATGCGGTACTCGCGGCCATGTCCAAAAAAACTCAAGGCTATACCTACGAAAAATTAAAAGAATACGGGGTAATTATAAAACTGAACACTTTTGTAAAAGATTTTAAAGACGATATCGTGTCCCTTTCCGATGATACCGAAATACACTCCAGAAACTTAATTTGGGCAGCAGGAATATCGGCTCGTACATTTAAAGGGTTTAAAGACGAAAATTACGGCCGTGGCAAACGATTAAAAACAAACACCTTTAATTTGGTTGAAGGCCATACAAATATTTATGCTATTGGCGATACCTCTATCGTTTGTGGGGATAAAGACTACCCCGACGGACATCCACAACTAGCGCAAGTAGCCATTCAGCAAGCTAAAAATTTAGGTAAAAATTTAAATCGAAACGCATGGGAACCTTTTAACTACCAAGATAAAGGCTCTATGGCTATCATAGGAAGTAACAAAGCGGTAACCGATGGACCAAATCATAAATTCTTTTTAAAAGGGTTTATTGCATGGTGCGTTTGGATATTTGTTCATATTATGTCTCTTGTTAATTTTAGAAACCGCATGCGAGCGTTTTACGACTGGATGGGCTATTACATTAATAAAGATCAGTCGTTTAGAATGATTATTAGACCTAAAGAGAAGAGTAACAAATAA
- a CDS encoding DUF368 domain-containing protein: MQRRFKDYFIISLKGLAMGAADAVPGVSGGTIAFISGIYEELISTISGINLSLFKTLKKDGLSAFWKQLNGNFLLALLTGIVVSFITFMRVAKYLLEHHPVLIWSFFFGLIIASIFFVGKQITRWNIASILSIIAGALLAYYITTLPSLNGSDSPWFLFFAGAIAICAMILPGISGSFILVILGAYKTLSDALHDFDFKKIVLFATGALVGLLSFSHLLKWLFKHYHNTTLAVLTGFIFGSLNKVWPWKLTETVLEKETGNILPFSEVSNLGTLSIFEKQTQITEVYKTFSEHSTLPSLYAEMNHVNAHVIPAIALMVTGFLTIFILEKLGTNKN, from the coding sequence ATGCAACGACGTTTCAAAGATTATTTTATAATTTCATTAAAAGGATTAGCCATGGGGGCGGCCGATGCTGTTCCTGGAGTTTCTGGTGGTACTATCGCATTTATTTCTGGAATTTACGAAGAACTTATTTCAACCATTAGTGGTATAAATCTTTCCCTTTTTAAAACTTTAAAGAAAGATGGCTTATCTGCATTTTGGAAACAGTTAAACGGCAATTTTCTTTTAGCCTTACTTACTGGTATAGTGGTGAGTTTTATCACCTTTATGCGAGTAGCTAAGTATTTATTAGAGCATCATCCTGTTCTTATTTGGTCGTTTTTCTTCGGGTTAATTATTGCCAGTATATTTTTTGTTGGTAAACAAATTACACGATGGAATATTGCCTCTATACTCAGTATTATAGCTGGTGCGCTTTTGGCCTATTACATTACCACACTCCCCTCTTTAAACGGTAGCGACAGTCCGTGGTTTTTATTTTTTGCGGGCGCTATAGCCATTTGCGCCATGATTTTACCTGGTATTTCTGGCTCGTTTATTCTAGTTATTTTAGGGGCTTATAAAACGCTAAGCGATGCGCTTCACGATTTCGATTTCAAAAAAATCGTACTGTTTGCAACCGGAGCTCTTGTGGGATTATTAAGCTTTAGTCACCTATTAAAATGGTTGTTTAAGCATTATCACAATACCACTTTAGCGGTCTTAACAGGATTTATTTTTGGCTCTTTAAACAAAGTTTGGCCATGGAAATTAACCGAAACCGTTTTAGAAAAAGAAACAGGAAACATCTTGCCTTTTTCTGAAGTGTCTAATCTAGGAACACTTTCCATTTTTGAAAAACAGACTCAAATTACCGAAGTCTACAAAACATTTTCCGAACACAGTACATTACCTTCTCTATATGCTGAAATGAATCATGTAAATGCACATGTCATTCCTGCCATAGCTTTAATGGTCACCGGTTTTTTAACTATATTTATTTTAGAAAAACTAGGAACAAACAAAAATTAA
- a CDS encoding winged helix-turn-helix transcriptional regulator, giving the protein MKKKEHKECMSALLPVKDTLDVIGGKWKLLILISIWEGNKHFREIERSIPKLSTKVLSKELKDMEENQLITRTVLSGFPVRTQYTPTEHSKTLGKVIFELHQWGVNHRKKIFGQTSEAESSIGA; this is encoded by the coding sequence ATGAAAAAAAAAGAACATAAAGAGTGTATGTCTGCTTTATTACCAGTAAAGGACACTTTAGATGTAATAGGTGGAAAATGGAAACTATTAATTTTAATCTCTATTTGGGAGGGTAATAAGCATTTTAGGGAGATAGAACGAAGCATTCCAAAGTTAAGTACCAAAGTTTTGTCAAAGGAATTGAAAGATATGGAAGAAAATCAGTTGATTACTAGAACTGTTTTAAGTGGTTTTCCTGTCCGAACACAATATACACCAACGGAGCATTCTAAAACGTTAGGAAAAGTCATTTTTGAATTGCATCAATGGGGTGTCAATCATAGAAAGAAAATCTTTGGACAAACATCAGAAGCAGAAAGTTCAATTGGTGCGTAG
- a CDS encoding tetratricopeptide repeat protein, whose amino-acid sequence MEFSPNNNEIPLTKFESMLKTNHVLFFDSEEFENIIHYYLDLGKIALAKKAIKLGLDQHPSNTNLKLFKIEVYVFENKLEQADAMLNELYLLEPQNEEIYIQKANILSKRDQHEQAIDVLKKAIHLSEETADLYSLIGMEYLFLDKFEEAKDSFIKCLEEDVEDYSALYNMIYCFEFMEQHEEAIEYLNVYLDNNPYSEVAWHQLGKQYFALKRYKKAIAAYEFAIISDDTFVGAYIEKGKVLEKLKRFEEAIESYTTSLTLDDPTSFALLRIGHCYEKLGKIDLAVKYFYKTVHEDPLLDKGWVAITRFYSKQRNYQKALYYINKAINIDADNVKYWKLYAQINQRLNFLEEAERGYKKALELGNYELNTWLSRCDILIKIGEPDAAIYNLLQASEFYPENAEIEYRLAGLYFKGNEPDKATFHLKNGLHNNPDYIFIIEELFPETYKSKLVKKALKPKD is encoded by the coding sequence ATGGAGTTCAGTCCTAACAACAACGAAATACCTTTAACTAAATTTGAATCAATGCTTAAAACAAATCATGTTTTATTTTTTGATTCAGAAGAATTCGAAAACATTATTCATTATTATTTAGATCTGGGCAAAATTGCATTAGCAAAAAAAGCCATTAAATTGGGTTTAGACCAACATCCTTCTAATACCAATTTAAAACTTTTCAAAATTGAAGTTTACGTTTTCGAAAACAAACTAGAGCAAGCAGACGCTATGCTTAATGAGTTGTATTTGTTAGAACCCCAGAACGAAGAAATTTACATTCAAAAGGCAAATATCTTATCTAAAAGAGATCAACACGAACAAGCTATCGATGTCTTAAAAAAAGCCATTCACTTATCTGAAGAAACAGCAGATTTGTATTCTTTAATCGGGATGGAGTATTTATTTCTTGACAAGTTCGAAGAAGCAAAAGACAGCTTTATTAAATGTTTAGAAGAAGATGTTGAAGATTACTCTGCGCTTTACAACATGATTTATTGTTTCGAATTTATGGAGCAACATGAAGAAGCTATTGAGTATTTAAATGTGTACTTAGACAATAATCCATATAGCGAAGTTGCTTGGCACCAATTAGGAAAACAGTACTTTGCTTTAAAACGATATAAAAAAGCCATTGCTGCTTACGAATTTGCCATAATTTCTGACGATACATTTGTAGGTGCGTATATAGAAAAAGGTAAAGTTCTAGAAAAACTAAAACGTTTTGAAGAAGCTATAGAAAGCTATACCACTTCCTTAACTTTAGACGATCCTACCTCTTTTGCGCTATTACGTATAGGACACTGTTACGAAAAATTAGGTAAAATAGATTTGGCCGTAAAATACTTTTACAAAACAGTTCACGAAGACCCCTTATTAGATAAAGGTTGGGTGGCCATAACACGCTTTTATAGCAAACAACGCAACTACCAAAAAGCATTATATTATATTAATAAAGCTATTAATATTGATGCCGACAATGTAAAGTACTGGAAATTATACGCCCAAATTAATCAGCGATTAAACTTTTTAGAGGAAGCAGAACGCGGCTATAAAAAAGCATTAGAACTTGGTAACTACGAATTAAATACTTGGTTATCGCGTTGCGACATACTTATTAAAATTGGAGAACCCGATGCTGCAATTTACAATTTGTTGCAAGCTTCTGAGTTTTATCCGGAAAATGCAGAAATAGAATATCGTTTAGCGGGTTTATATTTTAAAGGAAATGAGCCAGATAAAGCAACCTTCCATTTAAAAAACGGCTTACACAATAACCCCGATTATATTTTTATAATTGAGGAGCTTTTTCCTGAAACCTATAAGTCTAAACTTGTAAAAAAAGCGCTTAAACCTAAAGATTAG
- a CDS encoding shikimate dehydrogenase family protein, with protein MNKLGLVGKQISYSFSSNYFKQKFEDLNITDTTYQNFDLEDISEFPSIFKNHSEVKGLNVTIPYKEQVMVYLDKLDKKAKDIGAVNTIKITRKGKLIGYNTDYYGFKNSLKPYLQPHHKEALILGTGGASKAIAYALKKLKINFKYVSRSPKNDQTISYDSLTEDVINTHKLIINCSPVGTFPNISDCPDIPYQGITNQHLLFDLIYNPEETTFLRNGRERKATTLNGLNMLVLQAEKAWEIWNL; from the coding sequence ATGAATAAATTAGGTCTTGTAGGAAAGCAAATTTCGTATTCTTTCTCTAGTAATTATTTCAAACAAAAATTTGAAGATTTAAATATTACAGACACCACGTATCAAAATTTTGATTTAGAGGATATTTCAGAATTTCCTTCCATATTTAAAAATCATTCCGAAGTAAAAGGATTAAACGTAACCATTCCTTACAAGGAACAGGTTATGGTTTACCTAGATAAATTAGACAAAAAAGCTAAAGACATCGGGGCCGTAAATACCATAAAAATTACTAGAAAAGGAAAACTTATTGGTTATAATACCGATTATTACGGCTTTAAAAACTCATTAAAACCTTACTTACAGCCACATCATAAAGAGGCACTAATTCTTGGTACCGGGGGCGCTAGTAAAGCTATTGCTTATGCCTTAAAAAAGTTGAAAATAAACTTTAAATACGTGTCTCGATCTCCAAAAAACGATCAAACTATTAGTTATGATTCCTTAACAGAAGATGTTATAAACACTCATAAATTAATAATTAATTGTTCGCCTGTAGGAACTTTTCCAAATATTAGCGATTGTCCAGATATCCCGTATCAAGGAATTACAAACCAACACTTACTTTTCGATTTAATCTATAATCCAGAAGAAACTACATTTTTAAGAAACGGAAGAGAACGAAAAGCCACAACTTTAAACGGACTCAACATGCTAGTTTTACAAGCAGAGAAAGCATGGGAGATCTGGAATCTATAA